In the genome of bacterium, one region contains:
- the thrS gene encoding threonine--tRNA ligase codes for MSSKQSNPNETNPIEPIRHSLSHLMSMAVQELYPTVGLGVGPVIENGFYQDYDLPETINQDIFPKLEKRMREMIAENIEFKQHNVEFDEALKAYKNDPYKTELINGLKEKGEKNVSFYLSGTFDNLCGGPHVKSTKEINPDAFKLLKTAGAYWRGDEKNKMLTRIYGVAFATKEELDTYLTMLEEAEKRDHKKLGRELDLFVFSDLVGSGLPLWTPNGMMVRTLLDNFVWKLRDARGYEKVEIPHITKKELYEVSGHWDKFKDELFRITTREGHEFAMKPMNCPHHTQIYARKAWSYRELPQRYANTTMCYRDEQSGELSGLSRARSFTQDDAHVFCRSSQAKEEFLKIWDIVHEFYGVFGFDLRVRLSIHDPKHPEKYLGDAKRWEYAETVLREIVTEKKIDWFEGLGEAAFYGPKLDFMAQDSLGRQWQVATIQLDLNMPERFNLFCHNEEGKEERIVMIHAAIMGSIERFLSILIEHLAGNFPLWLAPVQVSVLPIGEAQLDYAKQVAVELKKQGIRSQVDERNEKIGKKIRDNEMKKVPVIAVVGDREMQAKTIALRMHGKKDGGVLSIEDTISLLSKNIAEKKITFE; via the coding sequence ATGTCTTCCAAACAATCCAACCCAAACGAAACCAATCCAATCGAACCTATTCGCCACTCCCTCTCTCACTTGATGAGCATGGCAGTGCAAGAGCTTTACCCAACCGTCGGTTTGGGTGTTGGCCCTGTAATCGAAAACGGTTTTTATCAAGACTACGACCTTCCTGAAACAATTAATCAAGACATTTTTCCAAAACTGGAAAAAAGAATGCGCGAAATGATCGCGGAAAACATTGAATTCAAACAACACAACGTCGAATTTGATGAAGCACTAAAAGCTTACAAAAACGATCCGTACAAAACAGAGCTCATCAATGGATTAAAAGAAAAAGGTGAAAAAAATGTCAGTTTCTATCTTTCCGGTACATTTGATAATCTTTGTGGTGGTCCACACGTAAAATCCACCAAGGAAATCAATCCCGACGCGTTCAAACTACTTAAGACCGCCGGCGCATATTGGCGCGGTGATGAAAAGAATAAAATGCTCACGCGTATTTACGGCGTGGCTTTTGCAACAAAAGAAGAATTGGACACGTACTTGACGATGCTCGAAGAAGCGGAAAAACGCGACCATAAAAAACTTGGCCGTGAATTGGACTTGTTTGTTTTCTCCGATTTGGTTGGGAGTGGTCTACCCCTCTGGACACCAAACGGCATGATGGTACGCACTCTCCTTGATAATTTCGTTTGGAAGTTGCGCGACGCGCGCGGATATGAAAAAGTAGAAATCCCCCACATTACCAAAAAAGAATTGTACGAAGTGAGCGGTCACTGGGATAAATTCAAGGACGAACTTTTTCGCATTACCACGCGTGAAGGACACGAGTTTGCGATGAAGCCGATGAACTGCCCGCACCACACACAAATCTACGCTCGCAAGGCCTGGAGCTACCGCGAACTGCCACAGCGTTACGCCAATACCACAATGTGCTATCGCGACGAACAATCCGGCGAACTTTCCGGTCTTTCCCGTGCCCGCAGTTTTACTCAAGACGATGCGCACGTTTTCTGTCGCTCATCGCAAGCCAAAGAGGAATTTCTCAAGATTTGGGACATCGTTCATGAATTTTACGGCGTCTTCGGTTTTGACCTACGTGTCCGTCTTTCCATTCATGATCCAAAACATCCCGAAAAATACCTTGGCGATGCAAAGCGCTGGGAATATGCCGAAACGGTTTTACGTGAAATCGTCACCGAGAAAAAAATAGACTGGTTTGAGGGTTTGGGCGAAGCCGCTTTTTATGGACCAAAATTAGACTTCATGGCCCAGGATTCTTTGGGACGCCAATGGCAAGTAGCAACAATCCAATTAGATCTTAATATGCCGGAACGCTTTAATCTTTTCTGCCACAACGAAGAGGGCAAAGAAGAACGTATCGTCATGATTCATGCCGCGATCATGGGATCGATTGAGCGTTTCCTTTCCATTCTCATCGAACATTTGGCCGGTAATTTCCCTCTCTGGCTCGCCCCGGTACAAGTTTCAGTTCTTCCAATCGGTGAAGCACAATTGGATTACGCAAAACAAGTGGCTGTTGAATTAAAAAAACAAGGAATTCGCTCCCAGGTCGACGAACGTAACGAAAAAATCGGCAAGAAAATTCGCGACAATGAAATGAAAAAAGTTCCGGTGATTGCCGTGGTCGGTGACCGCGAAATGCAAGCCAAAACAATCGCCCTACGCATGCACGGCAAAAAAGACGGCGGAGTGTTATCGATCGAAGATACAATTTCTCTGCTTTCCAAAAATATCGCCGAGAAGAAAATCACGTTTGAGTAA